The genomic window ttattcttattcttattattacacaacaacaacaacaataataataatgatggtgatgaagatCATGCGGAGACGCCGCACCCCAGCCGATGAAGCAGAATTTGAGGATGTAAGAAGAGACGTAGGTGTTGAACACTTTAACGAGGGCAAAGTACATGTTCACTGCCTCCAGTAACATCCATGTAAATGAGGCCAACAGGAAGTAATGCTGAGTGGTTGCCACGGCAGCGCAGAGTGCGGCCACCCCAAAGGAAGAAAGCCAGGAGTTAACGAGGAAAACAAGGTTGAGGCCGAGCAGTGCGATGGAGAGGTTCAGCAGGATCTGAGACGGATAATCACGTCTCAACTTCCTGTGTAAGTTAaaatagtgtgtaagtgtgtgttaatgtatgtgtgtgtgtgtgtgtgtgtgtatgcttatgtgtgtgtgcaactcACTCCAGCAGTGAGTATGTCAGCACTGTCACACCAAGGAAGAAAGAAGACACTCCACACCCTGTGTACGTGATGAGAGTGaggattttctcatttttttcatcAATTGGAGTCCTGGATATGtcctacatcacacacacacacacacacacacacacacacagtctcagcaGTAATGTTTATACAGATGAGTGCTGAGAAGAGTGTGAGACAGTTGGGTTACCAGCAGCACGCCAAAGTGTGTGAGGTGATCACAGAAACAGGTTGTGTAGtcatgagttgtgttgtgtttccaACATCCTCTGGGGCTCCAACCTCCATAaccacctaacacacacacacacacacacacacaaatcacatgtAAGAtaagatattaataataaagcaagCAGCAATTGATCGGGTCCAAGCATCTTTTGTAACTCTAACAAGCACTTAGAACTCTAAAGTGAACAAAGAGACTAGAGAGTGAAATGAGGATCGTAGTTTTCATGGTTTTTTGATGTTAGCTCTGAGCTAAACCTGTAAAATTATGCTAAAAGCTGATTAATCTTTAAATGAATACTGATTCATCTCAGATCAGGTTTGATAACAgcaacactaataataataataataataaagaagaacaAACACCCACCGTTCATATTAAAGTTCCAGTACACACACTGAACGTTTCTACCGAGCTGTAAACAGACAGGGTTTGATTAGAGAATACAGACAACAGGATAAATGAGGTAATGACAAGTAAATAAGTGAGTTGATGAAGACGCACTGTGTTAGTGTTGAGGTGGTGCAGCATGACAACAACTGGAACCTTCAGATCACTGATGGGCTGCTCTGCGTTAATCACACTGGCAGCTACAACATACGTGTTCAACACTTTCCCTTTCTCACAATACTATAGGCACAGAGAGGAGGAGGGGTCACagtgggtgtggtgtgatgagtgagtgagtgtgatgaaTGGGTGTGGTGAGTGGGTGTGATGAGTGGGTGTGGTGAGTGGGTGTGATGAGTGGGTGTGGTGAGTGGGTGTGGTGAGTGGGTGTGATGAGTGGGTGTGATGAGTGGGTGTGATGAGTGGGTGTGGTGAGTGGGTGTGGTGAGTGGGTGTGGTGAGTGGGTGTGGTGAGTGGGTGGGTTACTCTGTAGTACCTGAAAGAGTGCAGGAACACCATAGAACTGGAATTGGACTTGGGGATTGGAGTTGTAGGTTGGGGGAAAACTGGcatagagagatggagggagtgaGATGAAGGCCACAGTGCCCTCTGCTGTGTCCTGATTaatatacacctacacacacacacacacacacacacacacacacacacatatttaatacattttcctCTGCCAGGAGGTTAACAGACTCCAAAAACACATCCAATAGACCTGAACATTATGATGATCATCTCAGCCTCCAGGTTTGAACCTGTGACAAAAACTGAAACAGACTGAAGGTGTTGAGGTGTGAACTGTGACAACATTCGCAAAAAATGAATGACACTGTGGTAAATGTTGATGTCAATTATTTTATAGTCATTTTACaagtgagagaggtgtgtgtgtgtgtgtgtgtgtgtgtaccgctGGATGAGGGTCGTTGGTCGTTGCTGTGACTCCAAATGTCAGATTGTAGAAATTCTCTGTATAGACATTAACCACGGACAGAGCTAACGCTGCAGCCACCACACTGATAGAACTGTTGTTCAGCTCAGACATTCTGTTTCCCACCCTGTCTGTGATGTTCAGAatactgtctcacacacacacacacacacacacacacacacacacacacacacacacacacacacccttagtGGCCAGTTTGTTTGAGGTGATGTTATGTTAGCTTGTTCAGTGTGTCTCTCACTAGTTAGTGAATTGATGAAGGTCACCCTTTGAGTTCAGGATGTCTGatgtgatgctgatgatgacCTGTgcaaggtcagaggtcatgatGCTGACATTCAGCACAACCTCCAGTGTGTTCAGCACCAGCCACAGTTCTCCCTCGTTCAGGGCCTTGCTCTCTTTCATGATGTCCTCGATTATCTTTAGCACATCCTCTGCTGTGTCTGCAGAGAGACACATTCATCAGCGGCTGTGTTTCAGTAAGCACTCATGCACTGTGCACTGCACTCCTACACTATACACCCTGAGGTTAAGTAAAGGAAATAAAGATGTTCACCATTAGTGACTGTGATGTGCTCCAGGTCAgagagtgtgttcagtacagTTGGACAGTCGCTCAGGTCCGGAGCGACCCACACTGCACGGCTAGTCACTGCACACAGCAAACTGCACACAGGAAACATACACGTTAGTATTCACGCTATAACTGAGCTAATAACACCTCGtttatctcattattttaaCGATAGACTCTTTCAAAAGGTTCTAGTAAAATTCTGTGTTAAATACAGTGCAGTGTGTAAATGTTCTACAGCAGACTCTTAAAGTTTCCCTTATTGtcataaaacactgaaatataaatacatattaaatatttcctacaatttccattttaaattaaattaaattcaaaataaaaacaggtttGACCAAAACACTGAGTCtggtctgtgtatgtgtgtgtgtgtgagatggtacCACTGGCGTATTGCTCTGTGTGTCGGATCTCCTTCACAGggctgtatgtgtctgtgctgAGCTGGAGTTCTCTTCCAAATGTACAAACCCTGACGAGTCTGCTGAGGATGTTGAAGACACTGACCAGggtctgatacacacacacaaacacacacacacacacacacacacacacaaactgatgtTCACTAAACTAACCTGAGCGCGATTAGAAATTAATAAAGTATTAGTATAAATATtagtgtgtacatatgtgtgtgatgtggatgtggTGAACATCCAGGTTCACAGAGCCGCTGCTGTACGGCTGCTCCAACATCTGACGGATCTGATTCTGTGTTTCATCAACGTTCAAACATGATGTCACGAGCATCTGAAAGTCACAGCTAAAGCAAGCAAAACATtaatcacacacgcacacaaacacacacacacacacatatgcacacacataaacacacacacacataaacacacacacaaacacctaaaTTCCTCACCTTTGAGCTGAGTTCAGAAAAAATCCctggggaaaagagaaaaattacaaggagggagggagagagagagagagagagagagagagagagagagagagagagagaaagaataaagtCTAATTACACAGCAGACCTGATGGAGGAGTGAAGTGTAGGTGAATTAAACTCATACCATACTTGATGAGCTGCTCCTCTCCTCCaaactaaaaatgaataacacagcagattaaaacatttcttctgTTTAGTTGAATAAGAATTTTAGTTTTATCTTTATCTAAAATACAGCTGACCTTCGACCCCCTGATTGTTGAGACGTTAATCGAAAGTTCAGCACAAACATTCCTTCAGGAGAGAGAGTTTCAtgaagctacacacacacacacacaggaaatacacaccataattaatttatttgaacattttatcagatgatctctctctctgctcctcaGTGATACGAGACGTGACAGATTACTGTACAGTTATACACACCCAGCTCTGAAGAGTGAGTTCAGGATCCTGCTCTGATCCTGTGATGGTCACGTTCACACTCACTTTAAAGAAActgtctgtaacacacacacacacacactataattatattataaaattaatattaattaatatattataatataatattaggTTTTAGTGCACTGCTCACCAGTGGGCAGGGACTCAGGTGTAACAGGTGTGGTGGTGGCCGAGCCTGTACCTGTGACACTAGTCTCCGGTGTTGAATGAGGAATTGCATTTGAGtctaaaaatcacacatttctaataaatatacaaaaaataaaactacatgAGAGTGTTTCTCTATCATAAGTATAGAtgatacacactctacacacactcctcactcaTAAGAACACACCTGCTTCAACTGAGTGGATGAGgtttaataagtgtgtgtgtgtttgtgtgtgtgtgtgtgtaggtgtgtgtttgtgtgtgtgtgtaggtgtgtgtgtaggtgtgtgtatatgtgtgtgtgtgtatatatgtgtgtgtgtgtatgtgtgtgtgtgtatatgtatgtatatgtgtgtgtgtgtgtatatgtgtgtgtatatgtgtgtgtgtatatttgtgtttgtgtatgtgtgtgtgtatgtgtgtgtgtatgtgtgtgtgtatatgtgtatgtgtgtgtatgtgtgtgtgtgtatatgtgtgtatatgtgtgtgtgtgtgtgtgtgtgtatgtgtgtgtgtatgtgtgtgtgtatatgtgtatgtgtgtgtgtatatgtgtgtgtgtgtgtatatgtgtgtgtgtatgtgtgtgtgtatatgtgtgtgtgtgtgtgtgtatatgtgtgtgtatgt from Tachysurus vachellii isolate PV-2020 chromosome 20, HZAU_Pvac_v1, whole genome shotgun sequence includes these protein-coding regions:
- the LOC132863610 gene encoding adhesion G-protein coupled receptor G4, translated to MFSVGLCFMVLFLRVTCVKDAVSEILWGKTVVLEHTSCQFWSLNPNASVPSLSEFTVCVNVQRSINSSVWSAFTYLHPDRKRVELGFGGRALQLQVRLFGRSWVTEDTLTVGRWHSVCITWSCSASRLALVIDGRASELRNDTGEPGRDRAVCVLAGGGSLTLGAAHYYVGDKMEVESGTNLQGRVTMFRVWGRERSVHEIATNTCTDGDVIKWHGHVWLNHDCTPVADHTVKCVWSLYELKVLLLILGHNKPISTTHEARNITYHWLRTVLPENIYLPTVVVFKARSSAQFYTGNKTDTESQRDNPNANWFEVLAHLNVIPYEDVGEIQEQVVNILKNVYISPQECVLITHEDNVHVYPTDSNAIPHSTPETSVTGTGSATTTPVTPESLPTDSFFKVSVNVTITGSEQDPELTLQSWLHETLSPEGMFVLNFRLTSQQSGGRSLEERSSSSSMGFFLNSAQSCDFQMLVTSCLNVDETQNQIRQMLEQPYSSGSVNLDVHHIHITHIYPGQCLQHPQQTRQGLYIWKRTPAQHRHIQPCEGDPTHRAIRQCLLCAVTSRAVWVAPDLSDCPTVLNTLSDLEHITVTNDTAEDVLKIIEDIMKESKALNEGELWLVLNTLEVVLNVSIMTSDLAQVIISITSDILNSKGDLHQFTNYILNITDRVGNRMSELNNSSISVVAAALALSVVNVYTENFYNLTFGVTATTNDPHPAVYINQDTAEGTVAFISLPPSLYASFPPTYNSNPQVQFQFYGVPALFQYCEKGKVLNTYVVAASVINAEQPISDLKVPVVVMLHHLNTNTLGRNVQCVYWNFNMNGGYGGWSPRGCWKHNTTHDYTTCFCDHLTHFGVLLDISRTPIDEKNEKILTLITYTGCGVSSFFLGVTVLTYSLLEKLRRDYPSQILLNLSIALLGLNLVFLVNSWLSSFGVAALCAAVATTQHYFLLASFTWMLLEAVNMYFALVKVFNTYVSSYILKFCFIGWGVPLLVCCSVLVVKPDSYGLLLLENSEMFCWVSNSVVFYVCVVGVVGVILLVNGSVFLLVLLQVRRACVREHRGVMKELRGVISLTLLLGLTWSSAFLTWGEARVLLLYIFSILNSLQGFFIFLFQCLMKENVRKQWRVHLCFGRFKLQEYSEWSHTPPIINKPKITPMLTFPTAASVRSNKSNSTQSSSASSHCTEHHFSVNRADLGVVYQQSFILPRAQRVHTPHPEGARPNTHSVNWVPKEVPDNDDCFN